The genome window ACATGCAGGTCCTGTCGCCCCTGGTGGTGGACGCGTTCCGTAATCGCATCATTAATGTGCACCATGGCTTTCTTCCCGCGTTCAAAGGCGCCAAACCCTACCATCAGGCCTACGAACGGGGCGTCAAGCTCATCGGCGCAACCAGCCATTACGTCACTGAAGACCTCGACGCCGGCCCCATCATTGCCCAGGAAACCGTCCCCGTCAATCACACCCACAGCGTCGAGGAACTCATCGCCATGGGCCGGGACATCGAAAAGAAAGTGCTCGCCGCCGCGGTCAAAGCGCACGCCGATGACCGCATCATGGTCTACCATCGCCGCACGATCGTCTTTCAATAGCCGTCCCCCGCGGCTCCCAACTCTTTGCACCCAGGACGTCTTGGATGTACAATATGGGCGACAAGGGAATGATGGCATTCTGACTAAGGATTTTGAGTAATGACCGGGCCTTCCGAGAAGAGATACACCATTGCGGAAGAGGTGGCTAACGCCATTACGCACGGCGTTGGCGTCATTTTCGGCATTATCGCCCTCGTGTTGATGGTGGTATTCGCCAGCTATGGGGGCGACGCGTGGCGGATTGTCAGCGTAAGCATCTTTGGCTCTGCGCTGATTTTGCTGTATCTGGCGTCCACCCTGTACCACGCCCTGCCGGAGTCGTCAATCAAGCGCATGATGCGCATTTTTGACCACTGTGCGATCTACGTGCTTATCGCCGGAACCTATACCCCGTTTCTATTGGGCGACATGCGCGGCCCTTGGGGCTGGGTACTCTTCGGCATACTCTGGGGCAGCGCGGTGGCGGGTATCATCTTTAAATTCTTCTTTATTGGACGATTCGACCTCATCACGACGTTGCTCTACGTAGCCATGGGCTGGACCGCGCTCATAGCTATCAAGCCGGCGCTTGCGATGCTGCCCCCCGGCGCGCTGTTGTTGCTGCTTATCGGCGGGATACTCTACACATCCGGCGTCGTGTTCTACTTGTGGGACCGCCTGCCCTTCAACCATGCCATCTGGCACCTTTTCGTGCTCGGCGGCAGCGCCCTGCATTTTGCCGCCGTGATGGCCTTCGCCGTGTGACGGGACTACAGGGCCGCCTCAGCGGTCGCTGCGCCGCCGGTCGACGAAGACAACGCTCTGGTTATTGCGCGGCTGGGCCATCTGGCGCACCTGCGCCAGCACCTCGAACATCTTCTTCGCGCTCTTG of Candidatus Hydrogenedentota bacterium contains these proteins:
- a CDS encoding hemolysin III family protein, which translates into the protein MTGPSEKRYTIAEEVANAITHGVGVIFGIIALVLMVVFASYGGDAWRIVSVSIFGSALILLYLASTLYHALPESSIKRMMRIFDHCAIYVLIAGTYTPFLLGDMRGPWGWVLFGILWGSAVAGIIFKFFFIGRFDLITTLLYVAMGWTALIAIKPALAMLPPGALLLLLIGGILYTSGVVFYLWDRLPFNHAIWHLFVLGGSALHFAAVMAFAV